The following proteins are encoded in a genomic region of Bicyclus anynana chromosome 12, ilBicAnyn1.1, whole genome shotgun sequence:
- the LOC112050825 gene encoding complex III assembly factor LYRM7, which translates to MSALRRTVLRSFKNLHRARLCVFDGDQRALVAARLKINEEFNKNKHVKDEDSIKAMVQFAEDVERELRTQVIQAREVKPGVFEAKITKDTLKLENIPYNAAAVLDDMPPGQKPCCQDQAKNT; encoded by the exons ATGAGTGCCCTCAGGAGAACG GTATTGCGAAGTTTCAAAAATTTACACAGAGCACGATTGTGTGTATTTGACGGCGATCAGAGAGCTTTAGTTGCAGCGAGGCTTAAGATAAATGAAGAGTTCAACAAGAATAAACATGTAAAAGATGAGGATTCAATAAAAGCA ATGGTCCAGTTTGCTGAAGATGTTGAAAGAGAGTTAAGAACTCAAGTTATCCAAGCAAGAGAAGTGAAACCTGGTGTATTTG aaGCTAAGATAACAAAGGATACCCTTAAGCTAGAAAATATACCCTACAATGCTGCTGCAGTTCTAGATGATATGCCACCTGGACAAAAACCATGTTGCCAAGATCAAGCAAAGAATACATAA
- the LOC112050840 gene encoding SH3 domain-containing kinase-binding protein 1 isoform X1 — protein METTTNQKVSCIVNYSYDASETDELTIRPGEILRDVERLPGGWWKGELRGRRGMFPDNFVSVVTEQNNARPGQGVQGRCRAVFSYQPANPDELPLCVGDVLEVLGEVEEGWWQGRRSGRVGVFPSNFVVMLEPAPAQPAPCEPAPALPPKPVKEQCRVLFPYTAVNDDELTLEEGEIVNIVSKDAPDRGWWKGELHGRVGLFPDNFVQLLPAVAQEIEEKKPERPPGKNANANALYPILNKYTEKTASIKELTTSKVSMHKENTLSKETSTQSTITHTNKSESEKLIHNETVADGTLDGQVKKPPVPLKKSPTPTSSVGGLFSGLKKSIMSSSEKTEKSSTTVSSGSSSSGEWDRTDGSAASKPSPVTNTANANTNANVIANNTTNTFDHVERNSILNDPRAGRVKAPRRRPPSQVLRDDTPQQIGLTNGHEVPTEKPVSDKAEEVRPRTREWEKHKAPWMEELKLNQAKKTSFGSEGKSRSVSTSSEASGVASKAGGGSTDRILDCGLEEKRSSHSMEMSKSTSSISNRISVLETLETSLEEIDQGAEALAVDMQTEKDEAPSKKRRQKILSPHAFQELLRKKRALRRFWMRTRCPTAKRELNRLGEKLKNRQTGDPKNPSERPPDLPTSKPPQLQSPTAAGRTLTAMLEDIKKPPAPSPPTAFTRTTNETTDKSPNRSDKLTPIDKQEISSISKMSSIVEKSSSSSVEKLEEKTISSGTLERRLHPLKSDKPTELSERGPEALIAQLNNRILNLEKLLEVQNAKFNAAIEDLTDKLKLESDKRHALQLEIEKLAHCVTQV, from the exons atggaGACTACAACAAATCAGAAGG TGTCCTGTATAGTCAACTATTCATATGATGCATCCGAAACAGACGAGTTGACAATAAGACCGGGTGAAATTCTAAGAGATGTGGAGAGGCTGCCGGGCGGGTGGTGGAAAGGGGAGCTGCGGGGTCGCCGTGGCATGTTCCCGGATAACTTTGTGTCTGTTGTAACAGAACAAAATAATGCACG gCCGGGTCAAGGAGTGCAAGGTCGGTGTCGAGCTGTCTTCAGCTACCAGCCGGCCAACCCTGACGAGCTACCGCTGTGTGTTGGCGACGTCCTTGAAGTACTCGGGGAG GTAGAGGAGGGGTGGTGGCAGGGGAGGCGTTCGGGGCGGGTGGGCGTGTTCCCATCCAACTTCGTGGTCATGCTGGAGCCGGCGCCCGCGCAGCCCGCGCCCTGCGAGCCGGCGCCCGCCTTGCCGCCTAAACCAG TGAAGGAGCAATGCCGCGTGCTGTTCCCGTACACTGCGGTGAACGATGACGAGCTGACGCTGGAGGAGGGCGAGATCGTGAACATCGTGTCGAAGGACGCGCCCGACCGCGGCTGGTGGAAGGGCGAGCTTCACGGCCGCGTCGGCTTGTTCCCAGACAACTTCGTGCAGTTGTTGCCGGCAG taGCTCAAGAGATCGAAGAGAAGAAGCCCGAGCGACCACCGGGGAAAAACGCAAACGCCAACGCCTTGTATCCCATACTAAACAAATACACCGAGAAAACTGCCTCTATCAAGGAACTGACCACGTCtaaagtaag caTGCACAAAGAAAACACATTAAGCAAAGAGACGAGCACACAGAGTACAATAACGCACACAAACAAAAGCGAATCGGAAAAATTAATACACAACGAGACAGTGGCAGATGGAACACTTGATGGACAA gtgAAAAAGCCTCCAGTTCCATTGAAAAAAAGTCCCACACCGACGTCGAGTGTCGGCGGTTTGTTTAGCGGGCTCAAAAAATCAATAATGTCCTCGTCGGAAAAGAC AGAAAAGTCTTCAACGACGGTATCGAGcggcagcagcagcagcggcgAGTGGGACCGCACCGACGGCAGTGCGGCCAGCAAGCCCAGTCCCGTCACCAATACCGCCAACGCCAACACCAACGCCAACGTCATAGCCAACAACACCACCAACACATTTGACCACGTCGAGAGGAATTCGATACTCAATGATCCGAGAGCTGGCAG AGTGAAGGCTCCTCGACGGCGGCCGCCTAGTCAAGTGTTGCGCGACGACACGCCACAACAAATAGGACTGACCAACGGACATGAAG TGCCAACGGAAAAGCCAGTATCAGACAAAGCCGAGGAAGTGCGGCCGCGCACTCGCGAGTGGGAGAAGCACAAGGCGCCGTGGATGGAGGAGCTGAAGCTGAACCAGGCGAAGAAGACCAGCTTCGGCTCGGAAGGGAAGTCACGATCAGTGTCCACTTCGTCCGAAGCGAGCGGCGTGGCTAGCAAAGCCGGTGGAGGCAGTACTGACAG GATTTTGGATTGTGGTCTGGAGGAAAAACGTTCGAGTCATTCAATGGAGATGTCTAAGAGCACTTCGTCGATCAGCAATCGAATATCTGTATTAGAAACCCTGGAGACAAGTTTAGAG GAGATCGACCAGGGCGCTGAAGCCTTGGCGGTAGACATGCAAACTGAAAAGGATGAAGCCCCATCGAAGAAGCGACGCCAAAAAATCCTGTCACCACACGCGTTCCAGGAACTGCTGCGAAAGAAGCGCGCTCTGCGCAGATTCTGGATGCGCACCCGCTGTCCGACGGCCAAGCGTGAGCTGAACCGTCTTGGAGAGAAG TTAAAAAATCGACAGACAGGAGATCCGAAAAATCCCTCCGAACGGCCTCCAGACCTGCCCACGAGCAAGCCGCCCCAACTACAGTCTCCCACCGCTGCCG GTCGAACTCTCACCGCCATGTTAGAAGACATCAAGAAGCCGCCGGCGCCCTCTCCACCGACCGCGTTCACGCGAACGACGAACGAAACCACCGACAAATCGCCCAACAGATCCGACAAACTGACGCCTATCGACAAACAGGAGATCAGCTCGATAAGCAAAATGTCGAGTATCGTCGAGAAATCCAGTAGCAGTAGTGTTGAGAAGTTGGAAGAGAAGACGATCAGTTCGGGAACGTTGGAGAGGCGGCTACACCCGCTTAAATCTGATAAACCAACAGAGTTATCTGAGAGAGGCCCTGAGGCTTTGATCGCTCAGCTCAATAACAGA ATATTAAACTTAGAGAAGCTATTAGAAGTACAAAACGCAAAATTCAACGCTGCCATTGAAGACCTGACCGACAAACTGAAACTGGAGTCGGACAAGCGTCACGCACTACAGCTGGAGATTGAGAAGTTGGCTCACTGTGTAACGCAGGTGTAA
- the LOC112050840 gene encoding SH3 domain-containing kinase-binding protein 1 isoform X2 translates to METTTNQKVSCIVNYSYDASETDELTIRPGEILRDVERLPGGWWKGELRGRRGMFPDNFVSVVTEQNNARPGQGVQGRCRAVFSYQPANPDELPLCVGDVLEVLGEVEEGWWQGRRSGRVGVFPSNFVVMLEPAPAQPAPCEPAPALPPKPVKEQCRVLFPYTAVNDDELTLEEGEIVNIVSKDAPDRGWWKGELHGRVGLFPDNFVQLLPAVAQEIEEKKPERPPGKNANANALYPILNKYTEKTASIKELTTSKVSMHKENTLSKETSTQSTITHTNKSESEKLIHNETVADGTLDGQVKKPPVPLKKSPTPTSSVGGLFSGLKKSIMSSSEKTEKSSTTVSSGSSSSGEWDRTDGSAASKPSPVTNTANANTNANVIANNTTNTFDHVERNSILNDPRAGRVKAPRRRPPSQVLRDDTPQQIGLTNGHEVPTEKPVSDKAEEVRPRTREWEKHKAPWMEELKLNQAKKTSFGSEGKSRSVSTSSEASGVASKAGGGSTDRILDCGLEEKRSSHSMEMSKSTSSISNRISVLETLETSLELKNRQTGDPKNPSERPPDLPTSKPPQLQSPTAAGRTLTAMLEDIKKPPAPSPPTAFTRTTNETTDKSPNRSDKLTPIDKQEISSISKMSSIVEKSSSSSVEKLEEKTISSGTLERRLHPLKSDKPTELSERGPEALIAQLNNRILNLEKLLEVQNAKFNAAIEDLTDKLKLESDKRHALQLEIEKLAHCVTQV, encoded by the exons atggaGACTACAACAAATCAGAAGG TGTCCTGTATAGTCAACTATTCATATGATGCATCCGAAACAGACGAGTTGACAATAAGACCGGGTGAAATTCTAAGAGATGTGGAGAGGCTGCCGGGCGGGTGGTGGAAAGGGGAGCTGCGGGGTCGCCGTGGCATGTTCCCGGATAACTTTGTGTCTGTTGTAACAGAACAAAATAATGCACG gCCGGGTCAAGGAGTGCAAGGTCGGTGTCGAGCTGTCTTCAGCTACCAGCCGGCCAACCCTGACGAGCTACCGCTGTGTGTTGGCGACGTCCTTGAAGTACTCGGGGAG GTAGAGGAGGGGTGGTGGCAGGGGAGGCGTTCGGGGCGGGTGGGCGTGTTCCCATCCAACTTCGTGGTCATGCTGGAGCCGGCGCCCGCGCAGCCCGCGCCCTGCGAGCCGGCGCCCGCCTTGCCGCCTAAACCAG TGAAGGAGCAATGCCGCGTGCTGTTCCCGTACACTGCGGTGAACGATGACGAGCTGACGCTGGAGGAGGGCGAGATCGTGAACATCGTGTCGAAGGACGCGCCCGACCGCGGCTGGTGGAAGGGCGAGCTTCACGGCCGCGTCGGCTTGTTCCCAGACAACTTCGTGCAGTTGTTGCCGGCAG taGCTCAAGAGATCGAAGAGAAGAAGCCCGAGCGACCACCGGGGAAAAACGCAAACGCCAACGCCTTGTATCCCATACTAAACAAATACACCGAGAAAACTGCCTCTATCAAGGAACTGACCACGTCtaaagtaag caTGCACAAAGAAAACACATTAAGCAAAGAGACGAGCACACAGAGTACAATAACGCACACAAACAAAAGCGAATCGGAAAAATTAATACACAACGAGACAGTGGCAGATGGAACACTTGATGGACAA gtgAAAAAGCCTCCAGTTCCATTGAAAAAAAGTCCCACACCGACGTCGAGTGTCGGCGGTTTGTTTAGCGGGCTCAAAAAATCAATAATGTCCTCGTCGGAAAAGAC AGAAAAGTCTTCAACGACGGTATCGAGcggcagcagcagcagcggcgAGTGGGACCGCACCGACGGCAGTGCGGCCAGCAAGCCCAGTCCCGTCACCAATACCGCCAACGCCAACACCAACGCCAACGTCATAGCCAACAACACCACCAACACATTTGACCACGTCGAGAGGAATTCGATACTCAATGATCCGAGAGCTGGCAG AGTGAAGGCTCCTCGACGGCGGCCGCCTAGTCAAGTGTTGCGCGACGACACGCCACAACAAATAGGACTGACCAACGGACATGAAG TGCCAACGGAAAAGCCAGTATCAGACAAAGCCGAGGAAGTGCGGCCGCGCACTCGCGAGTGGGAGAAGCACAAGGCGCCGTGGATGGAGGAGCTGAAGCTGAACCAGGCGAAGAAGACCAGCTTCGGCTCGGAAGGGAAGTCACGATCAGTGTCCACTTCGTCCGAAGCGAGCGGCGTGGCTAGCAAAGCCGGTGGAGGCAGTACTGACAG GATTTTGGATTGTGGTCTGGAGGAAAAACGTTCGAGTCATTCAATGGAGATGTCTAAGAGCACTTCGTCGATCAGCAATCGAATATCTGTATTAGAAACCCTGGAGACAAGTTTAGAG TTAAAAAATCGACAGACAGGAGATCCGAAAAATCCCTCCGAACGGCCTCCAGACCTGCCCACGAGCAAGCCGCCCCAACTACAGTCTCCCACCGCTGCCG GTCGAACTCTCACCGCCATGTTAGAAGACATCAAGAAGCCGCCGGCGCCCTCTCCACCGACCGCGTTCACGCGAACGACGAACGAAACCACCGACAAATCGCCCAACAGATCCGACAAACTGACGCCTATCGACAAACAGGAGATCAGCTCGATAAGCAAAATGTCGAGTATCGTCGAGAAATCCAGTAGCAGTAGTGTTGAGAAGTTGGAAGAGAAGACGATCAGTTCGGGAACGTTGGAGAGGCGGCTACACCCGCTTAAATCTGATAAACCAACAGAGTTATCTGAGAGAGGCCCTGAGGCTTTGATCGCTCAGCTCAATAACAGA ATATTAAACTTAGAGAAGCTATTAGAAGTACAAAACGCAAAATTCAACGCTGCCATTGAAGACCTGACCGACAAACTGAAACTGGAGTCGGACAAGCGTCACGCACTACAGCTGGAGATTGAGAAGTTGGCTCACTGTGTAACGCAGGTGTAA
- the LOC112050823 gene encoding NADH dehydrogenase [ubiquinone] 1 beta subcomplex subunit 2, mitochondrial, with protein sequence MLGRNILSRAILLRTLKNAANNRNQIRNDSHGVWSYRVPPPLPKKATIFQAEILGGLCWWWILYHIATEPEHIYGEWPYVDPSTWTDEELGIPPDSQGPLKK encoded by the exons ATGCTGGGCCGAAACATATTATCAAGGGCTATTCTACTGCGTACCCTCAAAAATGCTGCTAATAATCGCAACCAAATAAGAAATGATAGTCACGG AGTATGGTCCTATAGAGTACCACCTCCACTGCCAAAGAAGGCAACTATTTTCCAGGCAGAGATTTTAGGAGGGTTATGCTGGTGGTGGATTCTCTACCATATTGCTACTGAGCCCGAACATATATAT gGTGAATGGCCATACGTTGATCCAAGCACCTGGACTGATGAAGAACTGGGCATCCCTCCAGATTCACAAGGCCCCTtgaagaaataa